The Panthera leo isolate Ple1 chromosome D4, P.leo_Ple1_pat1.1, whole genome shotgun sequence nucleotide sequence TGACAGGCCATTTTGGATCTACCTCACTGGATTCACAACAGACAGTCACCTGTATGAAGAGTGTTTGAGGATGAATGATGGATTTTCTAGTTACCTGGTAAGCCTCATTTTGCATATTACTTGAAGTGTCATTTGAAAAGTAGATTGTATGGtaatagtaaattttttttaactttttcgtatttttatataaaaatatactaattgTATGTTTTCACTATTGCAATCTAAAAAACTTTAGAATCTCTCATCAGTTCTTCTATTTCTAAACTTTCATCCTTCCACTGCATTGGCAGACTAATATTACCAGGTATCTAGGActgtattttgtattctgtgtgtTGTATGCTAGACTGTATACTCCACGAATGTTTTGGGGGAAATGCTGTGACTCCTTTCTTGTTTACAGTAGTGCGTAATTAGGGAGCATGAGTTATGGGGGAAGAGAAAATCCTTATGAGATTAATGTGGACTCAAGGTGAGTTTTAGGGAGCATTCAGttactttttatctctttccCTAGGGTCCCATGAATGCAGTGATCATAATACAGGCAACAATCCAGAACACTTCCTAAGAAGTGCCACTAAAAATGTCTTGTGTGCTTGTGTTATGTAGCTGGGACTGGGTGGTGTGGACTTTCCTAGGGAGGTTCACAGAGGAAGAGAGTATGAAACGTGCCCTGTGTGGTCCTGCAGTTAGTTGTGGTCGCTGTTACTGTCTGAGTGTCCCTCCTACAGTACAGCCAGatcctgcttctcttctctgtgcGGGTTTTATGATTCTTGTACGTGAGCCCCACAGACCCATTCTTAGGGTCACATGGTTCCCTTGCTTTCCCATCTTCATGCCTTTCTTAGGTGATTCTCCCCATTTTCTTTGCTACTTCCTTTTGTATGTGTCTATCTCATCTCTTTTCAGAAACCATGTTCCAGCATTCCCTTCATTAGAAGGTTGTCCCTGGTGTTGTCACTCCCTCATCTGTTGCCCTGGGGCGTGCTTCCTGTACATCTGTTAGGGTGTTGTATTACTTTCTATcttgttttgtagaatgtcctttcTACTTCCTCTCCCCATTGAAGTACTTTGTGAGAACAGATTGTCAGACATGTGTGCCCTTGATGCACTTAGAGCCATGCCTAACAGAGAATTGATGCCTGGTAACTAGATGCTGCAGTGTGGGCTGTGTCTTAACCTAGTTCACACTACATtggattatttacatttttcagctAGACATAACAGAGGAAGACTGCTTTAGTTTATTTCCTCTGGAAACCCTTGTGTACCTGACTCCTGATTCAGAACATGGTATGTACTTTCCTGCATGGATTCATGTAGCAGTTTGTTCTAAACCCTGTGTTTGATTATTCCCTGTGTCAGAATTTATTAAAGCCACCCAAGGTgtatcaaaaaaaacaaaaggaatgaacATTAATTGCACACCTCTTATGGGTGTATACCTCACTACACTTTGCACATGTCCTACTATGTGTGCACAGCTGCACAGATCTAGGGTCTCCAGCCTCATTGGACCTTGTGACCTACCTGGCAGTCTTTCCCAGTTTCCCTGGTCAGCTCCCCTCCTTGGCCCTTCTTGGATCAATGTTAGATATGTGTTTTTTCCAGAAAATCAACTATTTCACatacttttcaaatttattggtatTAAGTTGATCTTAGTATTCTTTCCTAATTATTTCACATtcctctgtaatttttattttgtctcctttATGAATTCTAATGTTGATTTGAGTcgactgccttttttttcttggttagatATGCCAAAGCTTTGTCTTTTGAGAAAATTAGCAAATCTATTACCTTTTTGTTTCCTACTTtattaaatttctacttttatcattaataattctttccttttactttctttggctttagaaattataaaacagaTTTGATCTCAATGGCCTTCATTTTTTCATTAGCTCTTGAAGATGTTGATCTAAACAAAGTTTACATCCTTGGTGGACTTGTGGACGAAAGCATCCAGAAGGTAAACATGCATTTTAGACCTAACAGCTATATTTTGAAAAGTGGGGCTTCCTTTCAGAGGTAGCTGCCCTATCATAATCTTACCCAAAAGGCCTAAGAACTCAGAATAGGAAGAAGGAACCTCTCCTGCCTCGGTTGGCCCTCCTGCTTGTGAAATTCCCTTTCTCATCAATGTTAGTGATCCTGACCTGGCAGTCCAGTCAGGAACTGGCATGGGGAGTGTTTGGTAATTACATAAAGAGCCgttgttgaatttcttttctcctctcttcagtTCTGCAAGGATAACTCTGATCTTGACCAAGGAAGCATTGATTCAGCATTCTTACCACCTAATTGTTCTTTATGAGAGTGGAGTTTGTTCCTTCTTAGGCCGTCTTTTCTGCTGACATAAGTTTTATCCTATAATTTTGATGTCAGTAAGACTGCAGATTTCTTTTGTTGAGTTGGAATTTTATTGGAATAATTGGAGTTTTGAAATATGTTTCTATTATACACACATTTGTTGAGATAATTGTTATTAGTTTATATCACTAATTAACATATTGCATACGcaataaataatgatataataagGTGTATAAAAAGAACTACAGTGAGAAATAAGTCTCCCTCCTATCCTTGTCCTACAGTGCCCCCCACCTGAGCCAACCACTATTTTCTTGTGTATACTTCTTGATATAATCTATGATCACACAAGTATTTGTgggtatattacatatatgtattttttaatatatgtgagtgtattttggatattttttcatatctgtagagatatacacacatatttaataCAGgtgatactttttttaaaattttcttaatgttttatttagttttgactgagagagagagagacacagagcatgagcgggggaggggcagagagagagggagacacagaatccgaagcaggctccaggctctgagctgtcagcacagagcctgatgcggggctcgaactcacagaccgcaacatcatgacctgagccgaagttggacactcaaccgactgagccacccaggcaccccaatacaggTGATACTTAACTGAATTGCATTTATTCTAAAAAAGTTAGtgctctggggtgcctgtgtagctcagttggtggaatgtctgactcttggttttggctcaggtcataatcccagggtcgtgggatcgagctcctcattgggctctgtgctgagtgtggagcctgcttaggattctctctccctccctgtctctccctctgccactctcccccactctctctctcaaataaataaaatgaaaaaaaaaaaaggtcagcatTCCATGATTCATAGTGATAATCTAAAAAacaggtggggggtggagatAGAAGAATGCTAGAATGCTGGGtattaggagcgcctgggtggctcagtcagttaaacatctgactcttgatctcggctcaggtcatgatctcatggtttgtgagacgcagccccgcttcaggctctgcactgacagcgcagagcttgcttgggatgctctctccctctctatgtctGTCCCCTGCTCGCGTgtaccctttctctctcaaaataaataaacattaaaaaaaaaaaaaaaaaaaagaatgctagcTGTTAAATGAGAAATACATAATAGAAttgaaaaatcattattttgttacTCCCAGTATAATCACTGATTGACGGAACTGATTGAACAAAAAGCGTGGGAGAACTGGCTATTCACACAGTCTCCCATGTGTTGCCCCACACATCACAAAGGCACAAATGTGCCATTAGAATGAAGTGAACTGGAGGTCACCATCTTACCAGATGTTCAAACTTAGAATCGCCAGTGTTGACACTATGTGCCTCCCAATGTGATGGAATCTCACTTGCAAAGTGTTCTTACTGAAAACTGTTTAAACTACatttaatcatgaagaaacaggaTGTGAGGCATTCTGCAAAACAGTtggaccacattttaaaaaaaaccagtgtAATGAAAACGGAAATAGTTAGGGGGCTGttatagattaaaagagattaaagagaCATAACAGCCAAATGCAGTCTCCCACAGCAGAGTGacagctttttcttttgagtcaGAAAAGTCTAGAAGGTCAGTGAGCAGGGTACGATCAGTGATGTGCAGTTTTAATACATTGTCTTCTCTTATCGCTCCAGTCGTGTTTAAACTGAAAAGTAATTGGCACAATGATTTGCCACACGTATAGAACTTTTTGGTTGTTACTGCAGAGTTTGGCTTTCACACAGAAAATATGCTGAGAACATTTCTTCAAGGGGAATTGTTTTATCTTTAAGTGTTCAGAGGAGCAGAagctagactgtgagctcctccaGGGCAGCATCCAAGTGTCTTACTAACTTTGAATTCTTGTACTCCAGTTCAAAATGATTGTAAaagaatagacttaaaaaaaacccacctagACCATATATGCAAAGGGATCTTATTCTTCAAAGAAGTCTTTTGAGCAGCTGTACCTTTATGTTATCTGAATCGCACCACATAACACATTTTGGAAGTTCTCTCTTGGAATTGTTTTATGTGAGTCTGAGAAGCAGGTGGTCCAGTGTCAGGACAGAGGTGCTAGGTCTGCTTCATGCTGCTCCAGCTGGTCAGACCACACTGTTGGTGGCCAGTCGATCATGACACAGTGGTAAAGGACAGTGACAAGCTGCAACAAATTCAGACGAGTTTGGCCTGAATGATGAAGAGACTCAAGGGGGAGGCGACAGAACTGAGACTGCCAGAAGGATGCACAGGGCATGATCCCTGCTGTGGAGTACCTGAATGGCCATCTTGTGGAAGAGACATTTTACTTGCTTGGTATGGTCCTGGGGGGATGGGACTAGAAAAATTAGTGGAAGCCtcagggaaaacagaaaatttggcTCCCTGTCAAGAATTTCCTATTAATCCATACTGTCAAAAGTAGAATAGGTTTCCCCAGGATGCCTGTCATAAGGATTGTCCCTTTCAGGACAGAGGCCACTTGGAAGAGAGGCCATACGGATAGACCAACATTGGATAGATGATCGGAATAGAATAATTAACTATTGAGGCCCCTTCCAATAGTTAACTATTGGAAGTAATCTATACCAGTAATCTAACCAGTAATCTAAACCTTTCTTTTTAGTCCTGAAATTGTAAGTAGGTAGATGATCTCTCCAGAGCTTCTTACGAAGtggcaaatataatttaaatttgagttCATGACTCAGGGACATCTTTAAAGGGATATTAGTTATTGTACTCTGACCCTAAATGGCCtcagattttgggttttttttagtttttatgactGCTTTCTGCAGTTTTCAGATCCCTTCCTTTTACTTGGGCTCAGTGCTCTCACACCTTACTGCTGTTTTGTATCTGACTTgaatcctttctcccttttctctaatTTGCTGCTGTCAAATGGCTATGGGCTGAAAACTCCAGATCCAGAATTACATCTTACCGACTGAGGGTCAGGAGTGTTCTCCTCGGGTTGATTAGATTGCTTGAACTTTTGGATGCAGATTGTGGCTGCAAATAAATATGCctctttttacttatttccttcttGGTTGTAAATAGTAATAAATGGAAGCTAGTAGATAGATGACTCCCAAGTGAGTGAGATGTCTGCTGCACAAGCCATTTCTTACTTAGAACAGGTAAATACTCTTCATTGTCTGCAGTTCCTTCATTCTCCCTTAGGCTACTGATTTTTAATACTTACCATTTAATTATGATTACAGATGATCATAATTATACAGATGGAAATTGGAGTGGTGGTAAATGGGGTTTCTCATAATTTGCTATGCATATTACAATGAGAATATCTTTATCATTTTCACAAGAAAAAGATTTAACTGTGATTTACAGAAGGTGACATTTCAAAAAGCCCAAGAGCACTCTGTCAAGACAGCCCGCTTGCCAATCCAGGAATACATGGTCAGATGCCAGAATCGGAAAAACTATCATTCAGAGATCTTGGCCATCAATCAAGGTACTGCTTACATGGcccacgctttttttttttttttttttttttaagtttatttatttaatttgagagagacagcgtgagtaggggaagggcagagagagagagagagagagagagagagagagagagaatcccaagcaggctccatgtggtcagcgcagagcctgatgtggggctcaaacccatgaaactgtgagatcatgacctgagccgaaaccaagagctggacgcttaaccaactgagccacccaggcgcccctcacttggCCCACATTTAACATGTGTTAATTCTGGTGCTGCTCCTTTGCATTATGTTTACATATAAGCGGACCTCAAAGCAGTACCCCGTGACTAATGTGCTCAGATTTTATCGCATGCAGTTTGTGACAAGTATTCTAGCCTCTCAGATGCACTCGGCATTTTCTTCCTGGATCCCAACCATGTTAAAGATGGTTGAAATTGTCCACTTGGCCTAGAATGCGATGTTCAACCCAACAGTGAACTGTGAAGTCCTATTTGTCCAGAATTCAGTCCAGGAGCATCTTGgctgctcccttcccccctcaGCCATTCAGAGACCCTCCTTTGTGTTCCATTATACTGTTTTCCTCTCAGTGCTGTGGCACTGTCCATTCACAGGCTCGTATCTCTCCATGTAGGCTGAGGTCCTTGTGGCAAGAGGGTCCGTGTGTGGTGCAGAGGTTTGTTAAATGAAATATTCCAGAACACCCTTTTCCTCATCAGTCATTTACTCCTTTTTTCTCAGTGTggtcactattttctttttaccttctaACAGTCTTTGATATCCTATCTGCATACTTTGAGACTCAAAACTGGCCTGAAGCATTGAAGAAAGGAGTTTCTTCCAGAAAAGGCTACGTTCTTCAGAACTCAGTGGAGTGATGGACAGACAGCCTAAGAAGTTGCAGGGGTGGGGAAGTTGCTGAAGGTGCCTTGACAGAAAAGCGGAGCAGAGGGTGGCAATGGCACACACTTGCCTTTACTTGACATCTTGGATCTTCACTAGAATATAAGTTACTAATAACAGGGACCACATTTTACACTCTTTTCTATCTCCGAGTGCCTGGCTCACAGGAAGAGCCCAGATATATGACTAAGTAAAAAGTTTACATAACCAGGAATTAGCCCAAAACTACATGGCTTTGGATGTATTAATTCATCTTTTAGGTACCTATTTGTGAAATACCTATTCTTTAGAGATagcttaaataattaaataattattattatatcgAGTTTAATTTTCACTCAACTGGTATCATCAAGTTGTAGCACTTTCTCCAGCCTCCTCTGTTCATGGTGATTTTCCCGAACTCAGTGATACACTCTATGTGTTTTGCAGGATCCTAACCTAGCCCTGCTTTAAGCCCCCATAGCACTTTGTTCCCACTTGTAGCTCCCACCCTGTCTGTCCTGCTCTGAGTATGGAGTGGAGGGTTTCTCTCTTCCTAAAGGTAGCCTCCTAACAGGACACTTTGTGGGAGTATCTTTGTATCTTTCTGAGCCTCGTGCAAACTAGTTTcttcatgtatatttataatcAACAGGCAGAATTGAAGAGCAAAAACACAGTATTGGTAAGTctaacttaaaaataaccagaaaagaaaaaaagtaaccagAAAATACATTGCCTCTGACGCAAGTATGTTGGATAACCTTTCATTACACAATCTCAGTGATCCCTTTTCTCAGGTCTTAGTTACATATAGTTGCTTCAGTTACTCTGGCCAGCTTGAGTTAGTAAACTTGAAAGCTAAGCAGTTGCAAATTCAGAGAATATATTCTGTAGCTCCAAAGAACCAAAATGTtatttctctgctctctcccctccctttcatGATTTAATCCTAAAGGAGCTATCATCACTTGATAAATTCTATCAATATCTTTGTATTAAAAACAGCCCAGTCTTCAGGAAACATCTTTAGGAATATATAATGCTCCTTGGTCTTTATCACCATATTAAATGAGTTCTATAATCTCTGTCATCCAAAAGGGACCTCCTATGGCTAGGCTTCAGGGGTGACTCTTACCATACTCTCAGGGAGGTCTCTGACCTCCGAACACTGACCTGGATCATCTGCCAGGCTTCATTTTTACCTCTAAAGGCTTTGCTTACAATAATCAAACGGCACGGAAGAATTTCCTCTCCAACGCTATCACTTctaccattcttttttaaagccgAGGCAGGAAGTTTTGGACTTGGCTTCAGAGATCCTCATCTGTGTTATTTACAGAACCAACAAAAAGCTGGATATATGCAAAATATCTTaacatgaacatgaaatattctATAACTATCTCATTTTTAATAGCAATCATATAAGAAATACATCAAACATTGAAGTGGACAAAGTAGATTACAAAGTAGTATATAAAGTATAATCCTATAATTTCAATTTAAAGAATATTCACATACATTATGTCTATAGTGCATTTGCTTCTTTGTACTTTatgtattctcattttctctggtgaacatgttttacttttaccagaaaataattgttattttaatgCTTAATTCCAGTTTATTATAGAAGCTGCACTTCAGCCAAATTAAAGGAGTTAACACCAAATAAACCATAATACTTTTAGTAAACtttattgtaaagaaaaaagtacatcattattttataatgacTTTTCTCACCCACAAGAACATGGGTGGCAACTAGtaacatgtttataaaaatattttacttagaaCTGTAATAAGACAATGTGTACATTCACATTATGTCTTCTGACGGTTTAATGGGGAGAGAGGTTCAcctgaaaaaaattttccctAGGAAACCCATAGTCTCTTGGGTCAACTGACCCATAAAAAATTACATCTAACTTTCTGCCAGTCTGGagaagatttgttttctttgatctGCTGTCATATGTTCACAAGCTTCCAAAATGTTTGCCAAAATTAAGGTCTGCTGAATGGTTTTTGCCTTAACCCATATTCTTCCATTCATTCCAAATACTATCTCCAGTGGGTAGAGTTTTCCCACTTCCTGAAGGATTTCACAGTCTGGAGCCAGCAGCCtggtgaggaaaaggaaagaaaatgaaatttaaccaAGTGGTAGGGTGTGACCTGACTATCCTTTAGCAGAAGACTTAGTTTCTGGACAGTTCTCCGTAGTTATTCAAATCCCCACCAACATCATCCGAGAAAAAGGTACATGACATTTGCTGCCCCCTTTCATCCAAGCACACTTACCAGTACACTACAGGTCACAACAGTGGGTTATATCCTCTACAAAGAAATCAAAGTCCCTCTGTCACCAACTTtacagaaaatacatataaagttcTCCTGTATTGTCAGAGCACCTTAATTCTAGGCTTTAGAATTGTAATTTTTGTATTATCTATGGTGCTAAACGAACCAGCTTATTTTCCTGACCATGTAAACTATTTCCTGGTATTCAGTACTTGGAGAGAAATATTGACTTTCAAACCACAAGGGTGCTGCTTCTCTGTCTTGAACTTTGTCCAAATCTGCAGAATAAGTAGCAAAGAGAGGCATGTAACACTGAGCTCTGAGCTCAGTGGCTCTAAGAGTAAAGCTCTTAACAGGACATAACTTTGGGTAGGTAAAGGTCTAAAAACCTAACAGAATCTACCTCTGGGAACTATTAAATCTATCAGGACAGAATAGCAGGAATCTTATGGGAATATCTGCATAAGCTTCAAGAGTACATCAGCCTACCTGTATTTGGCCCCCATTACTAGAGAAATCTGGTGATTTTGTACAATTGTAAATTGCGTCTATATTCAAATGACAGAAGGAGGAAAGGCCAGTTTTCACATCTGATTTTCTGGGAAAGAAGCCCAAGACTTCATATCAACACGAAAACTACACCACCAGATACATCTGAATTTAGTGTATTTACATGAAGAGAGGATGGGACTAAATGCATGAGTTTACAACCGTGTTAAAATGGACACTGATTTTTAACTTTGAGGAGATTCAGACATTGTTACAAAGAATCCAATCCCCCAAATCAGTCAGCTTTCCAAGAAGGATAATTATAAAAGAAGACAGTCAAGCCAGAAGGCATTAGGACTTACTTTCTAATTAAGCCCAAAGTCACTTTAAAAAGCAGACCATCCTGTCCAATCACACCCATTCCATTGGCTCGTCCACAGCTGTCAATACAGACCATCTCTGGTTCCATATCTTTATTAGCAACCACAAATTGGCCATAGATGAGATCTCCAAcctaaaatgataatttaaaaagttcatttccaCTCAACAAATCATTCTATAGGTGCTGCTATGGGTTCTTTCCCGTTGGCAGCAATGCCTGCCATGTATACTTCTGTGGCTAAGGGAGCAACTATCTTCCAGAATACCCAGAGTCACTCGAGTTGACTCTTTAAAAGGGCAACATTACCCAAGTGTGTCCTCCCCAGAATGGGAGCTATCTCAAAGACGAGAACATTCTTTAGGGTTACgccatccaatatggtagccattacCCACATGTAGTTATTTAAacttacatttaattaaaattagatcctcaaaattcagttcctcaatttcattagtcacatttttaaaagttatttatttttttgagagagaatgcacgtaCATGCGTGgacaaggggcagaaagagaaagagagagaatcttaagcaggctccatgcccagcatggagcccattgcagggctcaatctcgtgaccatgagattatgacctgagccaaaatcaagagtccgtacttaacccaccgagccccTCAAGCGCCCAGCATTAGTCGCATTTCAATGCTCAACAGCCATGACATGGCCAGTGACTACCATACTAGTCACTGCAAATGTAAAACACTagcatcatcacagaaagttctattagatAGCACTACTCTAGGGACTTACAGAAGATTGATGGAAGAAAACTCCAGGCATGTCAATTATTCAAAGCAACATGGAACAATGGTAATTCATTGGTATTTAAGGCAAGATTTACTTAATTTCATAGAACTGaacttcaaaatgatgaaactaaAGGAATGGAGAAGAGTGAATTTGTTCTGTTACTACTATATCTACTATTTGTTGGTGACTAGCAACTAAAGAGGAACAAAACATTCTTTGCATTTCAGAAGCATTTGGTCTTAGAGTGCAGTGGGGATGTACATATAAATTACCAAGTTCATTTAAGACTGAATCCAGTAGGTGCTAGAGTAAAGTTATAAGAAAGATGATTGTAAATGAGGGATGGTTTTACAGAGATGGTGGTGTTTAGCCTGAGTCTCAAAAGATGAGCATGTGTTCCACAGGCTAAGGTAATAGAGCAATCAGAAAGAGCaatccagacagagggaacagcataagcAAAGGTACAAGGGCAGGGACTTATGAGTTCagtagtgctattttttttttataaggtagatttattttgagagcgggagagagagcgcgagcagaggaggggcagagagaatcccaagcagtctctgcacagTGCGgaacctgacatagggctcaaacccacgaactgtaaaatcatgacctgagatgaaatcaacagtaggatgcttgaccgactgagacacccaggcacccctcagtagTGTTATTAAATAGTTTGGAGTGGTTCAAGTATGGCTGCACGGAGGATATAATTATAGATAAGTGAAGACTTCTGGAGTATAATGCCAAGGAAATCTGTAGgcgttaaagaattttttttttttttttttttttttttttttttgagtaaggGGAGTGTAGGAGGCTGTCAGCTCTCAAAAGCCTGGATAGAAGGGCAAAAGTGTACAGGCAGGGATGTTAATGAAAAGATCACTGAAGCACCTGGTTAGCTTGGCTGGTtaggcactgggctctgtgctgatggtgcaaagcctgcttgggattctctctccctctctctgtctcttccccactcacacacgcactctctctctctctctctctctctctctcaataaatatttttttaaaaaaggaggtcACTAACCAATACTGGTCAAAAAGTAGCTAACGTCTGATCTTGCAAAATGGAAGGATACAGGAATTAATGTGCAGGAGATCAGAGATAGAATCAAACAGCATCAGTAAGATTAAGCAACTAAAGACACATGAGAGGTTAGTGAAAAGGGGCAAAGACATCACCAAATTTCTGGcttgggcagacagagagagtgtggctATACTACCAGAAGAGCCCAAATTGAAAACCTGAGGTAACAGGATTGCTCCTCTGCCAGCTCCAAGCAGAGCTTGTGGGAAAACAGTGATGCGACTGAAGTTGTGAGATGGCAGTCCCAGGACTTAACAATCAGGGTGGATGGGTGGCTGATATGGCAATTTCACTACTTAATCCTCCTTCCTCCTGAAGCCTATGGCCCACTTCCTTGTCCAGTGGATATAGACATAAGAAATAACAACAGAGAGGACATAGCCTTTTAACTCAGTACAAATGAAACAGCCCCCAATATAGCAAATGTAAATAAGCATGCAACTCTAGTCCCAGAGCTGGACACTGGAAAAAAACTCTTACAGCCTGAAGTGATTACACAGATGCTCAGAGATCAACCCAGAGAAGTGGGAAAGTAAGTCATGCTTAAGAGAGAATTCAGGTAGCATTCTG carries:
- the TRMT10B gene encoding tRNA methyltransferase 10 homolog B isoform X2 yields the protein MDWKLEGSARKTDSRVLQEQEVILEDTGEDSISESFQLLQIDVECEHLEGETLPTGSAMWCSKNVQRKQRHWEKIVAAKKSKRKQEKERRKANRVENSGICPQHSKRFLRSLTKERLLEAKHSGPRLCIDLSMTHHMSKKELSRLAGQIRRLYGSNKKADRPFWIYLTGFTTDSHLYEECLRMNDGFSSYLLDITEEDCFSLFPLETLVYLTPDSEHALEDVDLNKVYILGGLVDESIQKKVTFQKAQEHSVKTARLPIQEYMVRCQNRKNYHSEILAINQVFDILSAYFETQNWPEALKKGVSSRKGYVLQNSVE
- the TRMT10B gene encoding tRNA methyltransferase 10 homolog B isoform X6, giving the protein MWNKNVQRKQRHWEKIVAAKKSKRKQEKERRKANRVENSGICPQHSKRFLRSLTKERLLEAKHSGPRLCIDLSMTHHMSKKELSRLAGQIRRLYGSNKKADRPFWIYLTGFTTDSHLYEECLRMNDGFSSYLLDITEEDCFSLFPLETLVYLTPDSEHALEDVDLNKVYILGGLVDESIQKKVTFQKAQEHSVKTARLPIQEYMVRCQNRKNYHSEILAINQVFDILSAYFETQNWPEALKKGVSSRKGYVLQNSVE